GGTAAGGACAACCTTCATCATTGTTTATACcaaaattatatatgtatatatattgcgCTGTAGTATCTGGGGAAGTGGCACAGCACACCAGCGTCTGTCTGCGGAAATACTGGCTAAGTTTTCTCCATTCTTCTGTACAGAGCTGAAGCATGTAAACTAATAAATGcgtcttaaaaataataataaaataataattccttTTAAATCATAGGTATACCGAAAAATTCTCAAGCTCAAGCAAGCAATTTCTCTTTTTCATGTAAAtatgattattaaattaattttcagttGGAGTACATAGACAACATGTTGAAGGACTCTGCCGTGAGCCAGTACTTAATTCCGCTGGAGATTTTGGCCAAATTTCATGAAGCCTACACCAAAAAAGAGAGACCGAACTATGAATTGTTAAATGAATGtttgaaatcattttaaaatatgtgtTAATAAATTCATAAGAATTCATAACAGTAAAATCTGTGCGTTTTTATAAACAGTAACACcatgttttttattgtgttcAAACGAGGTATTTTTGGTCCACTTATAGCGAATGGTCATCATTGCTCATGAACATTGATATTGTCAATTGCACAACCAAGCGTTTTCAATGAGCTCTAATTAAGCTCATGTATGTGTTCACATGTGTGCTCTGGAAAAAACTTGCAGCTCATTCCCGACCCAGGTGACATGGGTAAGCCGATCTGAATGAAGGCAGTGGTTTCAGATCGACTTCACTGACAGATAGCAAGAAAGAAAACTGGACCATTATGAGAAATTCCTTATTTTATATAGGACAAACAAAATCAACATCAATCTGTAGACACAGAACATCAAGTACAATAGTAAATCTTATATAAGTTAATTTACTTAACATAAATAAGATTTACTACTACTTACATAACATTTACTAAGGTTAAGGTCCTCGAAATGGACAAATTCGAAAAGCTTAAAGGATCACTTTGTTGTCAGTCTGTTTATCTGCAAGATGCTTAAGATCGTTTTCTTAGGAACGAGTATAGGTATTAGGTCAAAATTAGTAACAATAAGGTCTACAGAAAGAAGTCATAATAATgtagtgcctttgtacataattttcctattactctgtactgtgtcttgttttctgtgtgtacataaataaataaataaataatttttcagtCAAAGCAATCAAAAGATATAGGCATATCTGTCTGTGTAACTCATAAATACCCAAATGGGGCATTTTCCATAGACCTAGATGATATGAAAAAGGCAGTATTGTAGGACAGGTAAAGGGAATTGTCCTTAACCGACATTTTGGCAGGTAAAGTATAGACCGAACGTAGGAAATGTACTTATGGAAACTTTGCCTTAGGCAACCAGCGAATAATTAGTTAAggaaaaaacattttacaaaGAGGTGAAAATTTTGGGAAACTAGTATTTGTGTATCGGGTAGAAATAGATTATGCATATTTCCACTCTTTTTATTCaagaatatattttacactgtGTGTAACTTAAGAAACATAAAGCCAATCacataaatactaaattaatacaaactaaatgtcgtttttttttagttcatgtcaaaattttctttttttatatcataattTTAAGAGTATCACGTAAATATCTAATCAGACTGAATgttaaacatacataaattaatGATGTCCGCTTAAATCTACAAAAATTATGTCAACATGTTTTGGCAATTACAGTCAATATGTATACACtaattcataatattatataataaacgtAATTACTGATCACAACATTCTTATAACAATAAAGTAGCAGTTACTAATATTAAAAGAGCTTCTAATATATAAGACATGaagtgatttaattttaaaattaagagATGAAGTGAATTACTCTGCCTTTTGTGATTTACTTTAAGCAATTATTCTTAGTCTACTTTGTATTTATCAGCCAAAGCTTCTAATTTACAGATAATTGTGTTTAAGTCTGAATTTCGATCCAATTTCAAATATGAAGTATTTCTTATTTCATGCAATTTACACCATTCAGGAACTTCGTCTGTCAGAATTTTTATGTCTCTATGTAAATCATTGGCTGATACCTTAGATTTAAAACTGCTGTCTAATTTAGATAGAATAATGTTCAATGCAAGGACATTCTTTCTTTCAGTGACAAAAATGTTTCTTAGTGTTCTGGCGAGATCTGGAAGTCTACTGTAAATGTGATATTTTTGTTCAGTTTCTGAAGACCTTGTCATGGCCTCGAGTGCTTTGGCTGCCTGCTTAGCTTTAACTTTCTCCAAGAGAGCTGTTGGTAAATTACGCAAGGCAGGATTGAGAAGTGTCATTGTGCTTGTAGTAGGAGTTTGAGTTCCATTAGTaacagtgttttttttgttatcatctGTAATGCCAGTAACTAATTTCTCCTGCTCAGTTAGGCCCCGTGCTTTAGCGTGTGCTAATTTCTCCATAGCTCTCTCCATTTTAGTATTACATTTGAATAGTTCACGTGCTTTAGCTAGTACATCTTGAGCTGTTGACATTTTTTCTACATTTGGCAGCTCAGGCAATTTAGCACTTTCAATTTCAGGCAATTTCTCCAACTCAAATTCTGGATGCCAACGTGTTAACTTATTATCTGGTATGACCATTGGAGGGTCAAGAGTAAGGAGATATTGAGAATGATGTTTCATCACTACCTGCAAAAGGGtattaaagaaaaaccttcTCCTCTCCAGAAGCACACTtggattcatattttttatatcattgGGAAAATTTGGAGTTACAACAAGTTCATAGGCATCTTTATGAGAAGATGTACTGAAGTTTTTAATCTTTTGTACttcaaaattgtaaaaatctGGCACTAAGTGCTTTATTTGTGCCAAATGTTTCTCTCCAAAGTTTCTTTTGAGCATTTCCTGGACTGATGGTTTGAGTTTTGTGAATGTTATCTTCTCATTTCTGTTATAAAGCAATGCCACAACTGTCTCCATACCTCTGAATAGCTCAGCCAGGAACCTATATTTATGCGGTAATGGCAGGCTAGTAGAAGTTGTTGCCAATGATGCATGTCTGATATACGCTGGTACCTTTGGgaaaataaatacagttttaatgtgtagacttatgtttattttctgataaaaattacaaaatattataatgcgCATTAATACCTGATGTCATATTTGGGTAATGTCATTAAACATGTACTCAAGCACAATGTGCAGACACACATTAGtttcataaacttttttttaggtGAAACTCAATGTGAGTTAGATTATTTGAagttaaaagtattttattaaaacactgACATTACATTATCGCTTAGATATTTCACAActaaaatgattaatttttgCA
The sequence above is drawn from the Bombyx mori chromosome 11, ASM3026992v2 genome and encodes:
- the Cdt1 gene encoding DNA replication factor Cdt1 isoform X1 — protein: MSQTTITSFYNSRKRPAADDIATTKSKIAHLDRALESKALNKATAAKKTETVIDIKLTNDDIKTDVNTDITSPAPKVPEKCKEKVAFTRKGNVPKTTQLSQRETIKSARQELSLGDIRKKLANSSKLAELKASAERISRGIKLLKESNETKNLKEFKSINVEVPSSPSKRVPVRNELLPQKADVPISPQNSLISPRKVFVSPVKSPSKVPAYIRHASLATTSTSLPLPHKYRFLAELFRGMETVVALLYNRNEKITFTKLKPSVQEMLKRNFGEKHLAQIKHLVPDFYNFEVQKIKNFSTSSHKDAYELVVTPNFPNDIKNMNPSVLLERRRFFFNTLLQVVMKHHSQYLLTLDPPMVIPDNKLTRWHPEFELEKLPEIESAKLPELPNVEKMSTAQDVLAKARELFKCNTKMERAMEKLAHAKARGLTEQEKLVTGITDDNKKNTVTNGTQTPTTSTMTLLNPALRNLPTALLEKVKAKQAAKALEAMTRSSETEQKYHIYSRLPDLARTLRNIFVTERKNVLALNIILSKLDSSFKSKVSANDLHRDIKILTDEVPEWCKLHEIRNTSYLKLDRNSDLNTIICKLEALADKYKVD
- the Cdt1 gene encoding DNA replication factor Cdt1 (The RefSeq protein has 4 substitutions compared to this genomic sequence), coding for MSQTTITSFYNSRKRPAADDIATTKSKIAHLDRALESKALNKATAAKKTETVIDIKLTNDDIKTDVNTDITSPAPKVPEKCKEKVAFTRKGNVPKTTQLSQRETIKSARQELSLGDIRKKLANSSKLAELKASAERISRGIKLLKESNETKNLKEFKSINVEVPSSPSKRVPVRNELLPQKADVPISPQNSLISPRKVFVPAYIRHASLATTSTSLPLPHKYRFLAELFRGMETVVALLYNRNEKITFTKLKPSVQEMLKRNFGEKHLAQIKHLVPDFYNFEVQKIKNFSTSSHKDAYELVVTPNFPNDIKNMNPSVLLERRRFFFNTLLHVVMKHHSQYLLTLDPPMVIPDNKLTRWHPEFELEKLPEIESAKLPELPNVEQMSTAQDVLAKARELFKCNTKMERAMEKLAHAKARGLTEQEKLVTGITDDNIKNTVTNGTQTPTTSTMTLLNPALRNLPTALLKKVKAKQAAKALEAMTRSSETEQKYHIYSRLPDLARTLRNIFVTERKNVLALNIILSKLDSSFKSKVSANDLHRDIKILTDEVPEWCKLHEIRNTSYLKLDRNSDLNTIICKLEALADKYKVD